One genomic segment of Cytophagia bacterium CHB2 includes these proteins:
- a CDS encoding CopG family transcriptional regulator, which yields MKSKTRKRIKYTDEPMNQVEVIADFLPSPEQLAFKEETVKITIALSKSSLDFFKEKAERHHTPYQKMIRRLVDEYVARQKHLSA from the coding sequence ATGAAGAGCAAAACGCGAAAAAGAATTAAGTATACCGACGAGCCGATGAACCAGGTCGAGGTTATTGCGGATTTCCTCCCCTCACCGGAACAACTCGCCTTCAAGGAAGAAACCGTCAAGATAACGATTGCACTCAGCAAGAGCAGCCTTGACTTCTTCAAAGAGAAAGCCGAGAGGCATCATACGCCGTATCAAAAGATGATTCGCCGCCTCGTCGATGAATACGTAGCAAGGCAGAAACATCTTTCCGCGTGA
- a CDS encoding type II toxin-antitoxin system PemK/MazF family toxin: MQEGSVVIAVIQQADGQLKKRPAVVLRELPGYHDLLICGVSSQLHQALKGFDEIISRSDADLAASGLQSDSLIRLGHLVAIPPKYIEGEIGSISAKRRKRLLKNLSNYLVKKP, encoded by the coding sequence ATGCAAGAGGGTAGTGTCGTTATCGCGGTTATCCAACAAGCAGATGGTCAATTGAAAAAACGCCCTGCGGTTGTTTTACGCGAGCTGCCGGGTTACCACGATTTACTGATCTGCGGAGTGAGCTCGCAACTGCACCAGGCGCTCAAGGGGTTTGACGAAATCATCTCTCGTTCTGATGCTGATCTTGCTGCAAGTGGGCTGCAATCCGACTCGTTGATTCGACTGGGGCATCTCGTGGCAATCCCTCCAAAATATATCGAAGGTGAAATCGGCTCAATCTCGGCAAAACGGCGCAAGCGGCTGCTGAAAAACCTTAGCAATTACCTCGTCAAGAAACCTTAA
- a CDS encoding BrnT family toxin — protein sequence MTEKVEFEWDFEKDWENQNKHGVSFVEAQYAFADHNRVILKDHAHSDAEERFYCVGKVGDGIMTVRFTYRENKIRVFGAGYWRKGKKIYEEQNAKKN from the coding sequence ATGACAGAGAAAGTTGAGTTTGAATGGGATTTTGAAAAGGATTGGGAAAATCAAAATAAACACGGTGTATCATTTGTCGAAGCACAGTATGCTTTTGCAGATCATAACCGTGTTATTTTGAAAGATCATGCCCATAGCGATGCCGAAGAAAGATTCTACTGCGTCGGCAAGGTCGGTGATGGGATTATGACGGTACGCTTCACCTACCGAGAGAACAAGATCAGAGTATTTGGCGCTGGTTATTGGAGAAAAGGCAAGAAGATCTATGAAGAGCAAAACGCGAAAAAGAATTAA